One genomic segment of Manis pentadactyla isolate mManPen7 chromosome 1, mManPen7.hap1, whole genome shotgun sequence includes these proteins:
- the GYPA gene encoding glycophorin-A isoform X1: MTQEVSVPLDHPHPQGQKGARQRIEHIFSEPVIIGIIYGVMAGTVGIILSISYCARLLRKKNAFNVQPTESVDAGDPLSSVETENPGGC, from the exons ATGACACAAGAAGTTTCAGTTCCTCTAGACCATCCCCACCCACAAGGTCAGAAAG gAGCAAGACAACGAATTGAACACATTTTCTCAGAACCAG TGATAATAGGCATTATTTATGGGGTGATGGCTGGCACCGTTGGAATTATCCTCTCTATTTCCTACTGTGCTCGTTTACTGAGAAAg AAAAATGCATTCAATGTCCAACCTACAGAATCAGTTGATGCAGGAGATCCTTTAAGTTctgtagaaacagaaaatccaggtGGGTgctag
- the GYPA gene encoding glycophorin-A isoform X2 — protein MTQEVSVPLDHPHPQGQKGARQRIEHIFSEPVIIGIIYGVMAGTVGIILSISYCARLLRKKNAFNVQPTESVDAGDPLSSVETENPEV, from the exons ATGACACAAGAAGTTTCAGTTCCTCTAGACCATCCCCACCCACAAGGTCAGAAAG gAGCAAGACAACGAATTGAACACATTTTCTCAGAACCAG TGATAATAGGCATTATTTATGGGGTGATGGCTGGCACCGTTGGAATTATCCTCTCTATTTCCTACTGTGCTCGTTTACTGAGAAAg AAAAATGCATTCAATGTCCAACCTACAGAATCAGTTGATGCAGGAGATCCTTTAAGTTctgtagaaacagaaaatccag AAGTTTGA